The following proteins are co-located in the Streptomyces sp. NBC_01198 genome:
- a CDS encoding ABC transporter permease translates to MFDSAGVHVVATACPSSARRRAGAPRRRLPAVARRSTQHGLVLVAVAATVLLCATALCALAALAGGAVRSETVRRLSADADAQVLVNAGYRAGGMAAADRGVRAAGAKAFAGVPQHTYVGLLGTSAVSVTRVDGNAGAPRGPGGSGLHPVAVQDGGRFGRLVSGHWPAGTADAPAGAFTALPTVRVGTGSAAPVDAAVPRQLAQRLGVRAGSTLRVEDGFSRTTTVRITGVFRAAGPVGFWPAMAGDLTDGESASQQLLVVSPAALNGSAVLNGQLTAHWSVLPDFPRLTVGGLAGLRDRVRNFTGSQSAVSVFHGTQPSLDDVAVSSGLPGAVDALAVPTVAARSALYLPSVMLAALALAALVLAARQMTARRRDDFALQQARGSGTLRLLRGAAAEWALTGIPAAVAAPYLARLLQPDGPGPDAWAAVGLTLLVHAVAVLLPVLPATRVRGARGARAAAAQRLGADLALLGVAVAGFLELRRHHSLIAGGLAGGGLGGAVSVDPVLVLVPALAGGAAALLLLRLLPLTSRLLDVVGRRSKGLVPALAGWQLSRRASRNAGPVVLMCLAMSVSAFATTALACLGGLAAEQAAFTVGADVRIAPGKQDGYPAAVLSAAYRALPAVTAAAPVTQTTANLPGGVTEELVGTIGGPAPRLSRPAVFGVTFPGRPTALLLDERVRSDGSHAAPRLQLTVQDAAGLDSTVTAVLPPADGARHTVVVPLGVPLSGGHPRAYPLTLTALNVLPQPGVYPALLDLELLRAGARGATDSWVAPLPAGQVWADGTDHAADATAGACTGKVSYTYNFGSPGVCAIRHGGADVLRATISTGLRTPPTIDGTPVDLDTGDTKPGGQVRFLAVPAAEPLPLPVRADAQVLRDAHLAVGSTTTLDLGPGDPVPARIVGRIGSLQGLGHGQGHLVADQRQLAGALTLAGTLPPDPAFWWISSADSARTAAAAEAQPALGRVTTTAATAGALRSDPFRSGLRKALALVRSLAPCFAVIAFTVHAVISTRQRRKEFALLRAIGVRSRRLSALLGAEQLSLALFAVIPGALMGLALAWAVLPLVTVDDTGKAPYPPLHLVVPWRTVAVTALATALAISAVVLALARLLARVDLVRVLRAGEDR, encoded by the coding sequence ATGTTCGATAGCGCGGGGGTTCATGTGGTCGCCACGGCCTGTCCGTCTTCGGCGCGGCGTCGCGCGGGTGCCCCCCGTCGCCGGCTTCCGGCAGTCGCCAGGCGCTCCACCCAGCACGGACTGGTCCTGGTCGCCGTCGCCGCTACGGTCCTGCTGTGCGCGACGGCGCTGTGCGCGCTGGCCGCGCTGGCGGGCGGTGCCGTCCGGTCCGAGACCGTCCGCAGGCTGTCGGCCGACGCCGACGCGCAGGTGCTGGTCAACGCCGGTTACCGGGCCGGCGGGATGGCGGCCGCCGATCGGGGCGTCCGCGCCGCAGGAGCCAAGGCCTTCGCCGGAGTGCCGCAGCACACCTATGTGGGACTGCTGGGGACCTCGGCGGTCTCGGTGACCCGTGTCGACGGGAACGCGGGCGCGCCGCGCGGGCCCGGCGGCAGCGGCCTGCACCCGGTCGCGGTGCAGGACGGCGGCAGGTTCGGGCGGCTGGTCTCCGGCCACTGGCCCGCGGGGACGGCGGACGCCCCGGCCGGCGCCTTCACCGCACTGCCCACCGTCCGCGTCGGCACCGGATCCGCCGCCCCGGTGGACGCCGCGGTGCCCCGGCAACTGGCCCAGCGCCTCGGCGTCAGGGCCGGTTCCACGCTCCGGGTGGAGGACGGCTTCAGCCGTACGACGACCGTGCGGATCACCGGCGTCTTCCGCGCTGCCGGGCCTGTCGGCTTCTGGCCCGCCATGGCCGGGGACCTGACGGACGGCGAGAGCGCGAGCCAGCAGCTGCTGGTGGTCTCACCTGCGGCCCTGAACGGCAGCGCCGTGCTGAACGGGCAGCTCACGGCTCACTGGAGCGTGCTGCCCGACTTCCCCCGCCTCACGGTGGGCGGCCTGGCAGGCCTGCGCGACCGGGTACGGAACTTCACCGGCAGCCAGAGCGCGGTGTCGGTCTTCCATGGCACCCAGCCGTCGTTGGACGACGTGGCCGTCTCCTCCGGGCTGCCCGGCGCCGTCGACGCCCTGGCGGTGCCGACGGTGGCGGCCCGGTCCGCGCTGTACCTGCCGAGCGTGATGCTGGCCGCCCTCGCGCTCGCCGCCCTGGTGCTGGCCGCCCGTCAGATGACGGCGCGGCGGCGGGACGACTTCGCCCTCCAGCAGGCCAGAGGCTCTGGCACCCTGCGCCTGCTGCGCGGGGCGGCCGCCGAATGGGCCCTCACCGGCATCCCGGCCGCCGTCGCCGCACCGTATCTGGCAAGGCTGCTGCAACCGGACGGTCCGGGGCCCGACGCCTGGGCGGCAGTGGGTCTGACCCTGCTGGTGCACGCCGTGGCGGTGCTGCTGCCGGTGCTGCCGGCGACGCGGGTACGAGGGGCCCGCGGCGCCCGGGCCGCGGCCGCCCAGCGGCTGGGCGCCGACCTGGCGCTGCTGGGCGTCGCGGTGGCGGGGTTCCTGGAGCTGCGGCGGCACCACTCGCTGATCGCCGGCGGGCTCGCGGGCGGCGGCCTCGGCGGGGCGGTGTCCGTCGACCCGGTGCTGGTCCTCGTCCCCGCGCTGGCGGGCGGGGCGGCCGCGCTCCTGCTGCTGCGGCTGCTGCCGCTGACCTCCCGGCTGCTCGACGTGGTCGGCCGCCGCAGCAAAGGGCTGGTCCCGGCGCTCGCCGGCTGGCAGTTGAGCCGGCGGGCCTCGCGCAACGCCGGCCCGGTGGTGCTGATGTGCCTGGCGATGTCCGTGAGCGCCTTCGCCACCACCGCGCTGGCCTGCCTGGGCGGACTCGCCGCCGAGCAGGCCGCGTTCACCGTCGGCGCCGACGTCAGGATCGCCCCGGGCAAGCAGGACGGCTACCCGGCCGCGGTGCTGAGCGCCGCCTATCGCGCGCTGCCCGCGGTGACGGCCGCCGCGCCGGTGACCCAGACCACCGCCAACCTGCCCGGCGGGGTCACCGAGGAGCTGGTCGGCACCATCGGTGGCCCCGCCCCCCGGCTGTCCCGGCCCGCCGTCTTCGGGGTCACCTTCCCCGGGCGTCCGACCGCGCTGCTGCTGGACGAGCGGGTGCGCAGCGACGGCAGCCACGCCGCGCCGCGGCTGCAGCTGACCGTGCAGGACGCCGCCGGCCTGGACAGCACCGTGACCGCCGTCCTGCCGCCCGCCGACGGCGCCCGGCACACCGTCGTCGTCCCCTTGGGCGTCCCGCTGAGCGGCGGCCACCCGCGCGCGTACCCGTTGACGCTGACCGCCCTCAACGTCCTGCCGCAACCTGGCGTGTACCCCGCCCTCCTGGACCTGGAACTGCTCCGGGCCGGCGCACGCGGCGCCACCGACAGCTGGGTCGCCCCGCTGCCCGCCGGGCAGGTCTGGGCCGACGGCACCGACCACGCGGCGGACGCCACCGCCGGGGCGTGCACGGGGAAGGTGTCGTACACCTACAACTTCGGCAGCCCTGGCGTGTGCGCGATACGGCACGGCGGCGCCGACGTGCTGCGGGCCACCATCAGCACCGGCCTGCGGACCCCGCCGACCATCGACGGCACCCCCGTCGACCTGGACACCGGCGACACCAAGCCCGGCGGCCAGGTGCGCTTCCTGGCCGTCCCCGCGGCCGAGCCGCTCCCGCTGCCGGTACGCGCCGACGCCCAGGTGCTGCGCGACGCCCACCTGGCCGTGGGCAGCACCACCACGCTGGACCTGGGCCCCGGCGACCCGGTGCCCGCCAGGATCGTCGGCCGGATCGGCTCGCTCCAAGGGCTCGGGCACGGGCAGGGGCACCTGGTCGCCGACCAACGCCAACTCGCCGGCGCCCTGACGCTGGCCGGCACCCTCCCGCCGGATCCGGCGTTCTGGTGGATCAGCAGCGCCGACAGCGCGCGCACCGCGGCCGCCGCCGAGGCGCAGCCGGCCCTGGGCCGGGTGACCACGACGGCGGCCACCGCGGGGGCACTCCGGTCCGACCCCTTCCGCAGCGGGCTGCGGAAGGCGCTGGCACTGGTCCGCTCGCTGGCCCCCTGCTTCGCGGTCATCGCCTTCACCGTCCACGCGGTGATCTCCACCCGGCAGCGCCGCAAGGAGTTCGCCCTGCTGCGGGCGATCGGCGTCCGCTCCAGGAGGCTGTCCGCGCTGCTGGGCGCCGAGCAACTGAGCCTGGCGCTCTTCGCGGTGATCCCGGGAGCGCTGATGGGCCTGGCCCTGGCGTGGGCGGTGCTGCCGCTGGTCACCGTGGACGACACCGGGAAGGCGCCCTATCCGCCACTGCACCTGGTCGTGCCCTGGCGCACGGTGGCGGTGACCGCGCTGGCGACCGCACTTGCCATCAGCGCGGTCGTGCTGGCCCTGGCCCGGCTGCTGGCCCGGGTGGACCTCGTCCGCGTACTGCGAGCAGGGGAAGACCGTTGA